In a genomic window of Glycine max cultivar Williams 82 chromosome 13, Glycine_max_v4.0, whole genome shotgun sequence:
- the LOC100797484 gene encoding uncharacterized protein LOC100797484: MMEEMEVSRRVEWWQNMMYPVRRVWFVVATRLGIRKNGLLKLRHDVRACEYEDIRVMWEILNRNESEFGHSSSSRKGNNNNNNKKGHCWKLLRWARCAPYMCRA; encoded by the exons ATGATGGAGGAGATGGAAGTTTCTCGGCGGGTGGAGTGGTGGCAGAACATGATGTACCCAGTACGAAGGGTTTGGTTTGTCGTCGCCACGCGCCTCGGCATTCGCAAAAATG GGTTACTGAAGCTAAGGCATGATGTGAGGGCATGTGAATATGAGGACATTCGAGTGATGTGGGAGATACTGAACAGAAACGAATCAGAGTTTGGTCATTCTTCTAGCTCTAGGAaaggcaacaacaacaataacaacaagaaGGGGCATTGCTGGAAGTTGTTGAGGTGGGCAAGGTGTGCTCCATATATGTGCCGCGCCTGA
- the LOC100793075 gene encoding cytochrome P450 82A4-like: MILCIIAHLSRSRSYHKQSSQLSKMEFVLNYLNATAIGVLSLILFCMFLYNPFKIALGKQDAPTVAGAWPILGHLPLLSGSETPHRVLGALADKYGPIFTIKIGVKKALVISNWEIAKECFTTNDIVVSSRPKLVAIELMCYNQAMFGFAPYGPYWRQLRKIVNLEILSNRRVEQLQHVHVSEVQSSIKELFNVWSSKKNESGYALVELNQWFSHLTFNTVLRVVVGKRLFGATTMNDEEAQRCLKAVEEFMRLLGVFTVADAIPFLRWFDFGGHERAMKETAKDLDKIFGEWLEEHKRKRAFGENVDGIQDFMDVMLSLFDGKTIDGIHADTIIKSTLLSVISGGTETNTTTLTWAICLILRNPIVLENIKAELNFQVGKERCISESDVAKLAYLQAVVKETFRLYPAGPLSAPREFIGDCTLGGYNVKKGTRLITNLWKIHTDPSVWSNSLEFKPERFLTTHKDIDVRGHHFELLPFGGGRRVCPGISFSLQLVHFTLANLFHSFEFLNPSNEPIDMTETLGLTNTKATPLEILIKPRLSPSCYV; encoded by the exons ATGATTCTCTGCATCATTGCACATCTCTCTAGAAGCAGATCCTACCATAAACAATCTTCACAACTATCCAAAATGGAGTTTGTTCTAAATTACCTAAATGCCACTGCCATTGGAGTTCTTTCTCTAATCCTCTtctgtatgttcttgtataatCCTTTCAAAATTGCATTAGGTAAACAAGATGCTCCCACAGTTGCAGGTGCATGGCCAATACTTGGTCACCTTCCACTATTGAGTGGTTCAGAGACACCCCATAGGGTTTTGGGTGCTTTGGCTGATAAGTATGGACCCATATTCACCATCAAGATTGGTGTCAAAAAGGCTTTGGTAATTAGCAACTGGGAAATAGCTAAGGAATGCTTCACCACAAACGACATTGTCGTTTCGTCTCGCCCCAAGCTTGTTGCCATTGAACTCATGTGCTACAACCAAGCCATGTTTGGGTTTGCACCCTATGGTCCTTATTGGCGCCAACTAAGAAAGATTGTAAACTTAGAAATCCTCTCCAATCGCCGAGTAGAGCAACTACAGCACGTTCATGTCTCAGAAGTTCAAAGTTCAATCAAAGAGCTCTTCAATGTTTGGTCAAGCAAAAAGAATGAGTCTGGCTATGCGTTGGTGGAGTTGAATCAATGGTTTTCTCATTTGACATTCAACACGGTTCTTCGAGTGGTCGTTGGAAAGCGACTTTTCGGTGCTACAACTATGAATGATGAGGAGGCTCAGAGATGTCTGAAGGCTGTGGAAGAGTTCATGCGTCTGTTGGGGGTGTTCACGGTGGCAGATGCCATTCCTTTCTTGAGATGGTTTGATTTTGGCGGCCAtgagagggctatgaaagaaactGCCAAAGATTTGGACAAGATTTTTGGTGAGTGGTTAGAGGAGCACAAACGAAAAAGGGCTTTTGGTGAGAACGTTGATGGAATTCAAGACTTCATGGACGTGATGCTTTCCTTGTTTGATGGAAAAACAATTGATGGCATACATGCGGATACCATCATCAAATCCACTTTACTG TCAGTAATTTCAGGAGGAACTGAAACAAACACTACTACTCTTACATGGGCAATATGTTTGATATTGAGAAATCCTATTGTATTGGAAAACATTAAAGCCGAACTTAACTTCCAAGTTGGAAAAGAGAGATGTATAAGTGAATCTGATGTAGCGAAGCTAGCATACCTTCAGGCTGTGGTCAAAGAAACTTTTAGATTGTACCCAGCAGGTCCTCTCTCAGCACCTCGTGAATTCATAGGGGATTGCACTTTAGGCGGCTATAATGTCAAAAAAGGAACTCGTCTAATTACAAATCTTTGGAAGATTCACACAGATCCTAGTGTTTGGTCAAATTCATTAGAGTTCAAACCAGAAAGGTTTCTTACCACCCATAAAGACATTGATGTTAGGGGACATCATTTTGAACTATTACCATTTGGTGGTGGTAGAAGAGTGTGTCCTGGAATATCTTTTAGCCTTCAATTGGTTCATTTCACTCTTGccaatctttttcattcttttgaaTTCTTAAATCCATCAAATGAACCCATTGATATGACTGAAACCCTTGGATTAACCAACACTAAAGCCACTCCACTTGAGATTCTTATTAAACCTCGATTATCTCCTAGTTGTTATGTATGA
- the LOC100499837 gene encoding NAD(P)H-quinone oxidoreductase subunit 3, chloroplastic (The RefSeq protein has 1 substitution compared to this genomic sequence), producing MFLLYEYDIFWAFLIISSFIPILAFLISGILAPISKGPEKLSSYESGIEPIGDAWLQFRIRYYMFALIFVVFDVETVFLYPWAMSFDVLGVSVFIEAFIFVLILIVGLVYAWRKGALEWS from the coding sequence ATGTTTCTTCTTTAcgaatatgatattttttgggCATTTCTAATAATATCAAGTTTTATTCCTATTTTGGCATTTCTAATTTCTGGAATTTTAGCCCCGATTAGCAAGGGACCAGAGAAACTTTCTAGTTATGAATCGGGAATAGAACCAATAGGTGATGCTTGGTTACAATTTCGAATTCGTTATTATATGTTTGCTctcatttttgttgtttttgatgttgaaaCGGTTTTTCTTTATCCTTGGGCAATGAGTTTCGATGTATTAGGGGTATCCGTATTTATAGAAGCTTTCATATTCGTGCTTATCCTAATTGTTGGTTCAGTTTATGCATGGCGAAAGGGGGCATTAGAATGGTCTTAA
- the CYP82A3 gene encoding cytochrome P450 82A3: MDLLLNCLNLNTIAIASILSLIFLCLFLYRKNSRGKDAPVVSGAWPILGHLSLLNGSQTPHKVLGALADKYGPLFTIKLGMKPALVLSNWEMSKELFTTNDLAVSSRPKLVAVEVMSYNQAFVGLAPYGPYWRELRKIVTFEFLSNRRIEQRNHIRVSEVRTSIKELFDIWSNGNKNESRYTLVDIKQWLAYLTFNMVVRMVVGKRYFGVMHVEGKDKAQRFMKNIREFMNLMGTFTVADGVPCLRWLDLGGHEKAMKANAKEVDKLLSEWLEEHRQKKLLGENVESDRDFMDVMISALNGAQIGAFDADTICKATSLELILGGTDSTAVTLTWALSLLLRNPLALGKAKEEIDMQIGKDEYIRESDISKLVYLQAIVKETLRLYPPAPFSSPREFTENCILGGYHIKKGTRLIHNLWKIHRDPSVWSDPLEFKPERFLTTHKDVDLRGHNFELLPFGSGRRVCAGMSLGLNMVHFTLANLLHSFDILNPSAEPVDMTEFFGFTNTKATPLEILVKPRQSPNYYETL; encoded by the exons ATGGACCTTCTCCTAAATTGCCTAAACCTTAACACCATTGCTATTGCATCAATCCTTTCTCTAATCTTCTTATGTTTGTTTCTATATCGTAAAAATTCTCGTGGGAAAGATGCTCCAGTAGTGTCTGGTGCATGGCCAATACTTGGTCACCTCTCATTGCTGAATGGTtcacaaacaccacataaagtGTTGGGTGCTTTGGCTGACAAGTATGGACCCTTATTCACCATCAAGCTCGGTATGAAACCGGCTTTGGTACTCAGCAACTGGGAAATGTCTAAGGAATTGTTCACCACAAACGACCTTGCCGTTTCATCTCGCCCTAAACTCGTCGCCGTTGAAGTCATGTCTTACAACCAAGCCTTTGTTGGCTTGGCACCGTATGGACCCTATTGGCGCGAGTTACGTAAAATTGTCACGTTCGAGTTTCTCTCCAATCGAAGAATCGAACAACGGAACCACATTCGTGTCTCCGAAGTTCGAACTTCGATTAAAGAGCTATTCGACATTTGGTCGAATGGAAATAAGAACGAGTCTAGGTATACTCTGGTGGACATAAAACAATGGTTGGCGTATTTGACATTTAACATGGTTGTGCGAATGGTCGTTGGGAAGAGGTATTTTGGTGTCATGCACGTGGAAGGCAAAGACAAAGCGCAAAGGTTTATGAAGAATATTAGGGAGTTCATGAATTTGATGGGGACTTTCACGGTGGCAGATGGGGTTCCTTGTTTGAGGTGGTTGGATTTGGGGGGTCATGAGAAGGCTATGAAGGCAAACGCTAAGGAAGTTGATAAATTATTGAGTGAGTGGTTGGAGGAGCACCGTCAGAAGAAGCTTTTAGGTGAAAATGTTGAAAGTGATAGAGACTTCATGGACGTGATGATTTCAGCACTTAATGGTGCACAAATCGGTGCGTTTGATGCTGATACCATATGCAAAGCCACAAGCTTG GAATTGATTTTGGGAGGAACTGATTCAACAGCTGTTACTCTTACATGGGCACTTAGTCTTCTATTGCGAAATCCTCTTGCATTGGGAAAGGCTAAAGAAGAAATTGATATGCAAATTGGCAAAGATGAATATATACGTGAGTCAGATATAAGCAAACTTGTGTATCTTCAAGCTATAGTTAAAGAGACACTAAGATTGTATCCACCAGCCCCTTTTTCATCACCTCGTGAATTCACAGAGAATTGCATCCTAGGTGGATACCACATCAAAAAGGGAACTCGACTTATCCATAACTTGTGGAAGATCCACAGGGACCCTAGTGTTTGGTCAGACCCATTGGAATTCAAACCAGAAAGGTTCCTTACCACTCACAAAGATGTTGATCTAAGGGGTCACAATTTTGAGTTGTTACCCTTTGGAAGCGGGAGAAGAGTTTGTGCTGGAATGTCCCTTGGCTTAAACATGGTTCATTTCACTTTGGCTAATTTATTGCATTCCTTTGACATCTTGAATCCATCGGCTGAACCTGTAGACATGACTGAATTCTTTGGATTTACCAACACCAAGGCTACTCCACTTGAGATTTTGGTCAAACCACGTCAGTCTCCCAACTATTATGAAACTTTATAA